One window of Salegentibacter sp. Hel_I_6 genomic DNA carries:
- a CDS encoding bile acid:sodium symporter family protein: MQQFANIFMPFSIALIMFGIGIELCFNDFRRVFTNPRAIITGLACQLFLLPLIAFLLIFFWPIDPVYKIGIMLLASCPGGTASNLVAKMLKGRVALSVSLTAFNSFIVLFSIPLIVQFSFIVFGQNGESISLSFGETMSDVLFTVILPVIAGILLNEYWGHKFGKKLHKALRFILPGIMLLAFIVVIFFDESQQDIQYLKHLNLLVPLIILNFTTIAVGYFVANRSKLKHSSAYTIAIEMGLQNSVLALFIANQVLDDKDISLVAILYGSFSLITTFLGGWILKKYFGRKKV; this comes from the coding sequence ATGCAGCAATTTGCCAATATTTTTATGCCTTTCTCTATTGCCCTAATTATGTTTGGGATTGGGATAGAGTTATGTTTTAACGACTTTAGAAGGGTTTTTACTAATCCCAGGGCTATAATAACTGGATTGGCATGTCAGTTATTTTTATTACCACTTATCGCCTTTCTATTGATATTTTTCTGGCCAATAGATCCCGTATACAAAATTGGAATCATGCTTCTTGCTTCCTGTCCCGGGGGTACGGCTTCTAACCTTGTTGCTAAAATGCTAAAAGGAAGGGTAGCGCTTTCAGTATCGCTAACAGCTTTTAATAGTTTTATTGTCCTCTTTAGTATTCCGCTAATTGTTCAGTTTAGCTTTATAGTTTTTGGCCAAAATGGAGAATCAATAAGCTTGAGTTTTGGAGAAACAATGAGCGATGTATTATTCACCGTTATTCTACCGGTAATTGCAGGAATATTATTAAACGAATATTGGGGTCATAAATTTGGTAAAAAGCTGCACAAAGCCTTGCGCTTTATATTGCCTGGTATTATGTTACTCGCCTTTATTGTTGTTATTTTTTTTGATGAATCTCAACAAGACATTCAATACCTGAAACATTTGAATCTTTTAGTACCATTAATTATTTTAAACTTTACCACAATAGCTGTGGGATATTTTGTGGCTAATCGTAGTAAACTGAAGCATAGCTCGGCTTATACCATTGCAATTGAAATGGGTTTGCAAAATAGTGTACTCGCTTTATTTATTGCTAATCAGGTTTTAGATGATAAAGATATTAGCCTGGTAGCCATTCTATACGGTAGTTTTTCCCTTATTACAACATTTTTGGGAGGATGGATCTTGAAAAAATACTTTGGAAGAAAAAAGGTATAA
- a CDS encoding DUF4403 family protein, with product MNELLDEDNIKLNLPVKISYRVLEGVLQKKIVGEQIGMEDSRGTVKNYAEVLGANLGKSQKPNFDLTLNLKLRTLTTLFKNKEVTLLIHIAIGFDEVNQVLDVKEYDLEGQSKSWLMDNSLETIANSLIYNKIKKKMKLDLKPHIEEQLSNVNQKLGDEMETAPGVFLSGNVNILKVAEIIPGDSLLLILLEISAYGFLDVKEIKF from the coding sequence ATGAATGAACTTTTAGATGAAGATAATATTAAACTCAATTTACCGGTTAAAATTAGTTATCGGGTTCTTGAAGGTGTGCTTCAGAAAAAAATAGTAGGGGAACAGATTGGCATGGAAGACTCGAGGGGTACGGTAAAGAATTATGCCGAGGTCCTTGGTGCCAATCTTGGCAAAAGCCAAAAACCAAACTTCGATCTCACCCTCAATTTAAAATTAAGAACACTTACTACACTGTTTAAGAATAAAGAAGTTACTTTATTAATACATATAGCGATAGGTTTTGATGAGGTGAACCAGGTGCTTGATGTGAAGGAATATGATTTGGAAGGGCAGAGTAAAAGTTGGCTTATGGATAATTCTTTGGAAACCATCGCAAATTCTTTAATCTATAATAAGATTAAGAAGAAAATGAAACTGGATCTTAAACCGCATATTGAGGAGCAGTTAAGCAATGTTAATCAAAAGCTTGGTGATGAGATGGAAACGGCACCTGGGGTGTTTCTTTCAGGAAATGTAAATATTCTAAAAGTAGCTGAGATTATTCCCGGTGATTCCTTGCTGCTAATTCTTTTAGAAATTAGCGCCTATGGATTTTTAGATGTTAAGGAAATTAAGTTCTAG
- the murF gene encoding UDP-N-acetylmuramoyl-tripeptide--D-alanyl-D-alanine ligase, with product MTTAIIHQRFLVSSGISTDTRNIKPGSVFFALKGKNFNGNEFASQAIANGAICAIVDDKAFALNDKEYIVVNDTLEALQKLAKFHRKFLGIPIIGITGSNGKTTTKELIYNVLSKKYQVTATQGNLNNHIGVPLSLLAMDEETELGLIEMGANHPGEIEFLSNIAMPDYGFITNFGKAHLEGFGSLEGVIQAKTELYRHLKENKKLIFLNLDDEVQRLEVNYNHTFTFGSNRKAQVKLTYPENVDSAELIFNDTRFTSQLNGTYNAKNMAAALCIGLYFKVPFEDIKNAIENYKSSNNRSQIVEGKNSNKIYLDAYNANPTSMMAALGYFENLKTNTTKIAIVGDMGELGAASETEHQVIVNFLENTNISEIYLVGKKFKKTTTSRPNIIKFENTENIKKHLKLAEIQNSSILIKGSRAMALENILEVFV from the coding sequence ATGACAACAGCAATTATTCACCAAAGATTTCTAGTTAGTTCAGGAATCTCTACAGATACTCGAAACATTAAACCGGGAAGCGTATTCTTCGCTTTAAAGGGAAAAAATTTTAATGGAAACGAGTTTGCTTCCCAGGCTATTGCGAATGGAGCTATTTGCGCTATAGTAGACGATAAAGCTTTCGCATTAAATGATAAGGAATATATTGTAGTAAACGATACCTTAGAAGCACTTCAGAAATTGGCCAAATTCCATAGAAAATTTCTTGGAATCCCAATTATAGGAATTACCGGTAGTAATGGAAAAACCACTACCAAGGAACTAATTTATAATGTACTCTCTAAAAAATACCAGGTAACTGCAACCCAGGGCAACCTCAACAACCATATTGGAGTACCACTAAGCTTATTAGCTATGGATGAGGAAACTGAATTGGGATTAATTGAAATGGGCGCAAACCACCCTGGTGAAATTGAATTTTTATCTAATATAGCTATGCCAGATTATGGCTTTATAACTAATTTCGGAAAGGCTCACCTGGAAGGTTTTGGAAGTTTAGAAGGAGTAATTCAGGCAAAAACCGAATTATACCGGCATTTAAAAGAAAATAAGAAACTAATTTTTCTAAACCTGGATGATGAAGTTCAAAGATTGGAAGTTAATTATAATCACACTTTCACCTTTGGAAGCAATAGAAAAGCCCAGGTAAAGCTAACTTATCCTGAGAACGTAGATTCCGCAGAATTGATCTTTAATGATACAAGATTCACAAGTCAGTTAAACGGCACATACAATGCTAAAAACATGGCTGCTGCGCTGTGTATAGGTTTGTATTTTAAAGTTCCATTTGAGGATATAAAAAACGCCATAGAAAATTATAAGTCTTCTAACAATCGCTCACAAATAGTTGAAGGCAAAAATTCCAATAAAATCTATTTAGATGCCTATAATGCTAATCCTACAAGTATGATGGCAGCCCTGGGTTATTTTGAAAATTTAAAGACTAATACAACCAAAATTGCAATTGTAGGTGATATGGGAGAATTGGGAGCTGCTTCAGAAACTGAGCACCAGGTAATTGTGAATTTCCTTGAAAACACTAACATTTCTGAGATCTACCTGGTAGGTAAAAAATTCAAAAAAACCACCACCTCAAGACCAAATATCATCAAGTTTGAGAATACTGAAAACATCAAAAAACATTTGAAACTGGCTGAAATTCAAAATTCCAGCATTCTAATTAAAGGTTCACGGGCAATGGCACTGGAAAATATATTAGAAGTTTTTGTCTAG
- the gldJ gene encoding gliding motility lipoprotein GldJ, whose protein sequence is MRINIAFRAFLTLVFGVGLLSCNNSQNYDKNSRATGWDINSDEGGFQYNTDYKEQETGPGLVFVEGGTFTMGQVQDDVMHDWNNTPTQQHVQSFYMDETEVTNMMYMEYLDWLKKVFPPTQENFRNIYNGAVPDTLVWRNRLGYNETMVNNYLRHPAYGNYPVVGVSWIQAVEFSKWRTDRVNELLLEEGGYTKEGARYTDVQAGTTFNTETYLNAPSQAYGGNTEISQGGDETQDRISNQNTDAEGNALGGQTYVQRKDGVLLPEYRLPTEAEWEYAASSLVGIRDYNVYRGRKKYPWDGQYTRSGDVKRQGDQLANFKQGAGDYGGIAGWSDDGADITAEVKSYEPNDFGLYDMAGNVSEWVADVYRPIVDDEFNDFNYYRGNVYTKNAINEDGSVKVVGVDEIEFDTLATGRLVARAYPGDIAQIPVTEEDTYMRTNYTDSDQRNYRDGDKSSSRYYQAFQDADEDGQRMYNSPTYNVAATQDSTGVAQRGYDSEDRTTLISDEVRVYKGGSWRDRAYWLDPAQRRYFPQDMATDYIGFRNAMSRVGSKSLDNNKKARN, encoded by the coding sequence ATGAGAATCAATATTGCTTTTAGAGCCTTTTTAACCCTCGTTTTTGGCGTTGGTTTACTAAGCTGTAATAATTCCCAGAACTACGACAAGAACTCCAGGGCAACTGGTTGGGACATTAATTCAGACGAAGGTGGATTTCAATACAACACAGATTATAAAGAACAGGAAACCGGACCAGGACTTGTTTTTGTAGAAGGCGGAACTTTTACTATGGGACAGGTGCAGGACGATGTTATGCATGACTGGAACAATACGCCTACTCAGCAGCATGTTCAGTCTTTCTATATGGACGAAACCGAGGTAACCAATATGATGTATATGGAATACCTTGATTGGTTAAAGAAAGTTTTCCCTCCAACGCAGGAAAATTTTAGAAATATTTATAATGGTGCCGTGCCAGATACTCTTGTTTGGAGAAACCGTCTTGGTTACAACGAAACTATGGTAAATAATTATTTACGTCACCCTGCTTATGGAAATTATCCAGTAGTTGGTGTGAGCTGGATACAGGCTGTGGAATTTAGTAAATGGAGAACAGACAGAGTAAACGAGCTTCTTTTAGAAGAAGGTGGTTATACAAAAGAAGGTGCTAGATATACAGATGTGCAGGCTGGTACTACTTTTAATACCGAAACCTATCTAAATGCTCCAAGTCAGGCCTATGGAGGTAATACTGAAATTAGCCAGGGAGGTGACGAAACTCAGGATAGGATTAGCAATCAAAATACCGATGCAGAAGGAAATGCTCTTGGCGGGCAAACTTATGTGCAACGTAAAGATGGAGTTTTACTACCAGAATATCGTTTACCAACGGAAGCTGAATGGGAATATGCAGCATCTTCTTTAGTAGGAATTAGAGATTACAATGTATATAGAGGAAGAAAAAAATATCCTTGGGATGGGCAATATACCCGCTCTGGAGATGTAAAAAGACAGGGAGACCAGTTAGCCAACTTTAAACAAGGTGCCGGAGATTACGGTGGGATTGCAGGTTGGAGTGATGATGGCGCCGATATTACTGCAGAAGTTAAATCTTACGAACCAAACGATTTTGGCCTTTATGATATGGCCGGAAATGTTTCAGAATGGGTGGCCGACGTATATCGTCCTATAGTTGATGATGAATTTAACGACTTCAACTATTACAGAGGTAATGTTTATACAAAAAATGCTATTAACGAAGACGGATCGGTAAAAGTAGTTGGAGTTGATGAAATTGAATTTGATACTTTGGCTACTGGAAGATTAGTTGCCAGAGCTTATCCTGGAGATATAGCACAAATACCGGTGACTGAGGAAGATACTTACATGAGAACTAACTATACAGATAGCGATCAACGTAATTATAGAGATGGAGACAAGAGCTCTTCTCGCTATTATCAGGCATTTCAGGATGCTGATGAAGATGGGCAACGCATGTACAACTCCCCAACTTACAATGTTGCAGCTACCCAGGACAGTACCGGAGTTGCTCAACGAGGCTATGACTCTGAAGATAGAACTACGCTTATTAGCGATGAAGTTAGAGTTTATAAAGGTGGTTCCTGGAGAGATCGCGCATACTGGTTAGACCCTGCGCAGCGTAGATATTTCCCACAAGATATGGCAACAGACTATATTGGATTTAGAAATGCAATGTCTAGAGTTGGATCTAAATCTTTAGATAATAATAAGAAAGCTAGAAATTAG
- the porV gene encoding type IX secretion system outer membrane channel protein PorV has protein sequence MKKITIFFLGLALVSQLKVNAQEERDRVITTAVPFLLVAADARAAGMGDQGVATSPDAFSQQWNPAKYAFATSEHGIGVSYTPYLSDIVNDIFLGNINYYQRIDDRSAFASSLRYFSLGSIQRRDSFEQEPLLVNPNELTFDLSYSLQLSDNIAMAVAGRYLRSDLGLQDEEDLGAANSFGVDIAAFYRSNQMVFSGFDGVWKAGANISNIGPKMKYDDAGQENFIPTNLKVGTGFDFIFDIENRLGAYVEFNKLLVPTPRDFNDDGVIDSEDDAEYNDIGAIEGIFTSWGDAPGGLAEELREVTWALGAEYLYRNAFAFRAGYFSESLTKGSRRFASFGAGFKYEQVNIDISYLFSTSPVPSPLEGTLRFGLTFNFGDQYPTY, from the coding sequence ATGAAAAAAATTACAATATTTTTTCTTGGGCTTGCTTTGGTCTCTCAACTTAAAGTGAATGCCCAGGAGGAAAGGGATAGAGTTATTACTACTGCTGTTCCTTTTTTACTAGTAGCTGCCGATGCCAGAGCGGCTGGGATGGGTGACCAGGGAGTTGCAACTTCTCCAGACGCTTTTTCCCAACAATGGAACCCTGCAAAATACGCTTTCGCTACTAGTGAGCACGGCATAGGAGTCTCTTATACACCTTATTTAAGTGATATTGTAAATGATATTTTCCTTGGAAATATAAATTACTACCAACGCATTGATGATAGAAGTGCATTTGCATCCAGTTTAAGATATTTCAGTTTAGGCAGTATACAGCGAAGAGATAGTTTTGAGCAGGAGCCTTTGTTGGTTAATCCCAATGAGTTAACCTTTGATCTATCCTATTCATTGCAATTAAGCGATAATATAGCAATGGCTGTTGCCGGGCGTTATTTGCGTTCAGATCTTGGTTTGCAAGATGAAGAAGATTTGGGGGCGGCCAATAGTTTTGGTGTTGATATCGCAGCATTCTATAGGAGCAACCAAATGGTTTTTTCAGGTTTTGACGGAGTATGGAAAGCGGGGGCTAATATTTCCAATATTGGGCCTAAGATGAAATATGATGATGCTGGACAGGAAAATTTTATACCAACTAATTTAAAAGTAGGTACAGGTTTCGATTTTATATTTGATATAGAAAATCGGTTAGGAGCATATGTTGAATTTAATAAACTTCTGGTTCCAACGCCAAGAGATTTTAATGATGATGGCGTTATAGATTCTGAAGATGATGCTGAATATAATGATATAGGTGCCATTGAAGGAATTTTCACTTCCTGGGGCGATGCGCCAGGTGGTTTGGCAGAAGAACTAAGGGAAGTTACCTGGGCTCTTGGAGCAGAATATTTGTACCGTAATGCTTTTGCTTTTCGTGCAGGTTATTTTAGTGAGAGTTTAACTAAAGGCTCAAGAAGGTTTGCTTCTTTTGGAGCAGGCTTTAAATATGAACAGGTGAACATAGATATATCTTATTTATTTTCTACCTCGCCGGTTCCGAGTCCATTAGAGGGAACTTTGCGCTTTGGACTTACTTTTAACTTTGGAGATCAATACCCAACTTACTAA
- the cdd gene encoding cytidine deaminase, producing the protein MKPLKVTSNFEVYDSIEELPQDIQTLMRKAISTRDDAYAPYSQFKVGAALALDNNEIVIGSNQENASYPSGLCAERTAIYYAGAAYPEAKIQNIAISAKSMKHKVEAAVPPCGACRQALVEYEVKQEANIAVYFMGESGQVMKANSIKDLLPLIFDNSVL; encoded by the coding sequence ATGAAACCATTAAAAGTCACCTCCAACTTTGAGGTATATGATTCTATAGAAGAACTTCCTCAGGATATTCAGACCTTGATGCGTAAAGCGATAAGTACTCGTGATGATGCTTATGCTCCCTATTCTCAATTTAAAGTTGGCGCCGCGCTAGCTTTAGACAATAATGAAATTGTAATAGGAAGCAACCAGGAAAATGCATCTTATCCCTCTGGATTGTGTGCAGAACGTACTGCAATTTATTACGCCGGTGCCGCCTATCCTGAAGCTAAAATTCAAAATATCGCGATTTCCGCAAAATCCATGAAACATAAAGTTGAGGCTGCTGTACCGCCATGTGGCGCTTGTAGACAGGCTTTGGTGGAATATGAGGTGAAGCAGGAAGCTAATATTGCGGTGTATTTTATGGGGGAGAGTGGCCAGGTAATGAAGGCGAATTCTATAAAAGATTTATTACCTTTAATTTTTGATAATTCAGTCTTATAA
- the pdhA gene encoding pyruvate dehydrogenase (acetyl-transferring) E1 component subunit alpha: MKKVTKATYLKWYEDMLFWRKFEDKLAQVYIQQKVRGFLHLYNGQEAILAGALHVMDLEKDKMITAYRNHVQPIGLGVDPKRVMAELYGKATGTSQGLGGSMHIFSKEHNFYGGHGIVGGQIPLGAGLAFADKYFKRDAVTLTFLGDGAARQGSLHETLNMAVKWNLPVVFCVENNGYAMGTSVARTSKGTDIWKLGNGYEMPCGPVDAMDPTKVAEALDEAIKRARKGDGPTFLEMKTYRYRGHSMSDAQKYRTKDEVAEYQELDPITKVLNIIKDKKYASEDEIKEINKRVKDKVSECEKFAEESDFPEKNVMYDVVYEQEDYPFLAHKPQ; this comes from the coding sequence ATGAAGAAAGTAACAAAAGCCACGTATTTAAAGTGGTACGAGGATATGCTGTTTTGGCGTAAATTTGAAGATAAACTTGCGCAAGTTTACATTCAGCAGAAAGTGAGAGGTTTTTTGCATTTGTATAATGGGCAGGAAGCTATTTTGGCGGGAGCCCTTCATGTAATGGACCTGGAGAAGGATAAAATGATCACCGCTTATCGTAACCACGTGCAGCCAATTGGTTTAGGAGTAGATCCTAAGCGTGTTATGGCAGAACTTTACGGGAAAGCAACGGGAACTTCACAGGGACTTGGTGGCTCTATGCATATTTTTTCTAAAGAACATAACTTTTATGGAGGTCACGGGATTGTAGGAGGACAAATTCCTCTTGGTGCCGGCCTTGCATTTGCAGACAAGTACTTTAAAAGAGATGCGGTAACCCTTACCTTTCTTGGAGATGGTGCTGCTAGACAGGGATCGCTGCATGAAACCTTAAATATGGCCGTAAAATGGAATTTACCGGTTGTATTTTGTGTGGAAAATAACGGTTACGCGATGGGAACATCTGTGGCCAGAACCTCTAAAGGGACAGATATCTGGAAACTTGGTAATGGTTACGAAATGCCTTGTGGACCTGTAGATGCTATGGATCCTACCAAAGTTGCAGAAGCTTTAGACGAAGCGATTAAAAGAGCAAGAAAAGGTGACGGTCCTACATTTTTAGAAATGAAAACTTACCGTTACAGAGGTCACTCCATGAGTGATGCTCAGAAATATAGAACAAAAGATGAAGTTGCAGAATATCAGGAATTAGATCCAATCACTAAGGTGTTGAATATAATTAAGGATAAGAAGTACGCTTCAGAAGATGAAATAAAAGAGATCAACAAACGCGTTAAGGATAAAGTATCTGAATGTGAGAAATTTGCTGAAGAGTCAGATTTCCCTGAAAAGAACGTAATGTATGATGTTGTTTACGAACAGGAAGATTATCCGTTTTTAGCACATAAACCTCAATAA
- a CDS encoding pyruvate dehydrogenase complex dihydrolipoamide acetyltransferase: MAEVINMPRLSDTMEEGVVAKWLKQKGDKVEEGDILAEIETDKATMEFESFYDGTLLHIGIEEGETAPVDTLLAIIGEEGEDISELIKGGGDADDDEKDEKKDKKEEESDSDKDEDDTDGEDEADSDGDGEDGIPEGVEIITMPRLSDTMEEGTVASWLKKEGDKVEEGDILAEIETDKATMEFESFYEGTLLKIGLEEGETAKVDSLLAIIGPEGTDVSNVSVDGKSKKKSSEKSDKKDDKKEDKSEEKEESKSSEDKSSKTTKDGGRIFASPLAKKMAEDKGIDLSDVEGSGGNGRIVKKDIEDYKPSEKPAEAKSAGKEEAASAAPQPYVPAGEESFEEIKNSQMRKTIAKRLGESKFNAPHYYLTIEVDMSNAMASRKQINEMPDVKVSFNDMVIKASAMALRKHPQVNSQWTGESMKIAKHIHMGVAVAVEEGLVVPVLKFADQMSMTQIGNNVKDVAGKARNKKLQPKDMEGSTFTVSNLGMFGIVEFTSIINQPNSAILSVGTIVEKPVVKNGEIVVGNTMKLTLACDHRTVDGATGAAFLKTLKTYMENPVTMLA; encoded by the coding sequence ATGGCAGAAGTAATCAATATGCCGCGTTTGAGCGACACCATGGAAGAAGGTGTTGTAGCGAAGTGGCTAAAACAAAAAGGTGATAAAGTAGAAGAAGGAGATATCCTTGCTGAAATAGAAACCGATAAAGCTACGATGGAGTTTGAATCTTTCTACGATGGAACACTATTGCATATTGGTATCGAGGAGGGGGAAACCGCACCGGTAGATACTTTGCTTGCCATTATTGGAGAAGAGGGCGAAGATATTTCTGAATTGATCAAAGGCGGTGGAGATGCCGACGATGATGAAAAAGACGAAAAAAAGGATAAAAAAGAAGAGGAGTCAGATTCTGATAAAGACGAAGACGATACCGATGGTGAAGACGAAGCTGATAGCGATGGAGACGGTGAAGATGGAATCCCTGAAGGGGTAGAGATCATTACCATGCCTCGCCTAAGTGATACTATGGAAGAAGGTACCGTGGCATCCTGGCTTAAAAAGGAAGGTGATAAAGTAGAAGAAGGAGATATTCTTGCCGAGATCGAAACCGATAAGGCAACTATGGAATTCGAATCTTTCTACGAAGGGACTTTGCTTAAAATTGGTCTTGAAGAAGGTGAAACTGCCAAGGTAGATAGCCTTTTAGCAATTATTGGTCCTGAAGGAACTGATGTTTCTAATGTTTCAGTAGACGGGAAATCAAAAAAGAAATCTTCTGAAAAATCTGATAAGAAAGACGATAAAAAGGAGGATAAGTCTGAAGAAAAAGAAGAAAGTAAATCTTCAGAAGATAAATCTTCTAAAACTACAAAAGACGGCGGAAGAATTTTTGCCTCGCCACTTGCCAAGAAAATGGCAGAAGATAAAGGTATAGATCTATCAGATGTTGAAGGTAGCGGCGGCAATGGTCGTATCGTGAAAAAAGATATCGAAGATTATAAGCCTTCAGAAAAACCAGCTGAAGCAAAATCGGCCGGAAAAGAAGAAGCTGCTTCGGCTGCGCCACAACCTTATGTGCCTGCAGGAGAAGAAAGTTTTGAAGAGATTAAAAACTCTCAAATGCGTAAAACCATTGCGAAAAGACTTGGGGAATCTAAGTTTAACGCACCGCATTACTACCTAACTATAGAAGTTGATATGAGTAATGCAATGGCTTCACGAAAGCAAATTAATGAAATGCCAGACGTTAAAGTTTCTTTTAACGATATGGTGATTAAAGCAAGTGCAATGGCGCTTCGTAAGCACCCACAAGTAAATAGCCAATGGACAGGTGAGAGCATGAAAATTGCCAAACACATTCATATGGGAGTCGCTGTGGCGGTAGAAGAAGGTCTTGTAGTTCCTGTTTTAAAATTTGCCGATCAAATGTCTATGACCCAAATTGGGAATAATGTAAAAGACGTTGCCGGTAAAGCCAGAAACAAGAAATTGCAGCCAAAAGATATGGAAGGTAGTACTTTTACTGTATCTAACCTTGGAATGTTTGGTATTGTTGAGTTTACAAGTATCATTAATCAACCAAACTCCGCAATTCTTTCTGTAGGAACTATTGTTGAAAAACCAGTAGTGAAGAATGGAGAGATTGTAGTAGGGAATACTATGAAATTGACTCTTGCCTGCGACCATAGAACGGTAGACGGTGCTACCGGAGCTGCATTCTTAAAAACTTTAAAAACCTACATGGAGAATCCGGTAACGATGTTAGCGTAA
- a CDS encoding M20/M25/M40 family metallo-hydrolase yields the protein MRKINYIFTLLAAFFLISSCGNSQAVQATQEVQTTLNANVKHAEVEDLLYYLSSDELKGRETGTEGIELAAQRIENIFKENGIQEYFETYRHNFEIDGVEGFNVVGMLEGNDPKLKDEFIILGAHYDHIGIQEPVDGDSIANGANDNAAGTVAVVELAKKFAEIDDNKRSIMFVLFSAEEMGLVGAREIAQQLKEDKLDLYTLFNFEMIGVPMNDKDYIGYLTGYENSNFAEKFNEYSGEKVLGFLPQAKEYNLFKRSDNYPFFEEFNVPAQTISTFDFTNYDYYHHVADEAEKLDVAHMTNVIESVIPGILKMANTAEKEIKLNQQDSK from the coding sequence ATGAGAAAAATCAATTATATTTTTACCCTGTTAGCCGCTTTTTTCCTTATTTCCTCCTGCGGAAATTCACAAGCGGTTCAAGCCACACAAGAAGTACAAACCACTTTAAACGCCAATGTTAAGCACGCTGAAGTTGAAGATTTACTCTATTATTTATCTTCAGACGAATTAAAGGGAAGAGAAACCGGTACCGAAGGAATTGAATTGGCAGCCCAAAGAATAGAGAACATTTTTAAAGAAAATGGTATTCAGGAATATTTTGAAACCTATAGGCATAATTTTGAAATTGATGGTGTAGAAGGTTTTAATGTAGTTGGAATGCTGGAGGGGAATGATCCTAAGCTTAAAGATGAATTTATTATTCTTGGTGCCCATTATGATCATATTGGTATTCAAGAGCCGGTAGATGGTGATTCTATCGCCAATGGTGCTAACGATAATGCTGCGGGAACTGTAGCGGTGGTAGAATTGGCGAAAAAATTTGCTGAGATAGATGATAACAAGCGAAGCATAATGTTTGTATTATTTTCTGCGGAAGAAATGGGTCTCGTAGGAGCAAGAGAAATAGCACAACAACTCAAAGAAGATAAGCTTGATCTTTACACGCTGTTCAATTTTGAAATGATTGGTGTGCCTATGAATGATAAAGATTATATAGGTTATCTCACCGGTTACGAAAATTCTAATTTTGCTGAAAAATTCAATGAATATTCAGGGGAGAAAGTACTGGGATTTCTACCACAGGCTAAAGAATACAATTTGTTTAAGCGAAGTGATAATTACCCGTTTTTCGAAGAATTTAATGTGCCGGCGCAAACAATTTCGACCTTCGATTTTACCAATTACGATTATTACCACCACGTAGCCGATGAAGCCGAAAAACTTGATGTGGCGCATATGACCAATGTTATAGAGAGCGTTATTCCTGGAATACTAAAAATGGCAAATACCGCAGAAAAAGAAATAAAACTAAATCAGCAGGATTCCAAATAA
- a CDS encoding SDR family oxidoreductase: protein MKHIVITGTSRGIGFEMVKIFAEKGHKVLALSRNDKPVSELNLEHVTTFSCDISKPEDLEKVSAFIDSKWQQVDVLINNAGALINKPFEEISAEEFQKIYSTNIFAVIGLTQKLLPYMEKSSHVVNISTMGGVQGSVKFPGLSAYSSSKAAVITLTELLAEEYKENGPSFNVLALGAVQTEMLEEAFPGLEVPLSAKDMAEYIANFSLTGHKFYNGKLLQVSNSTP from the coding sequence ATGAAACATATTGTCATTACAGGAACCAGCCGTGGAATTGGCTTTGAGATGGTTAAAATTTTTGCCGAAAAAGGACATAAAGTACTGGCGCTTTCCCGAAATGATAAACCGGTTTCTGAACTTAATTTGGAGCATGTAACTACTTTTTCCTGTGATATATCAAAGCCTGAAGATCTTGAAAAAGTTTCAGCATTTATAGATTCGAAATGGCAACAGGTAGATGTTTTAATAAACAATGCCGGTGCACTTATCAATAAACCTTTTGAAGAAATTTCAGCAGAAGAATTTCAGAAGATCTACAGCACCAATATTTTTGCGGTAATTGGTCTTACTCAAAAGTTACTGCCTTATATGGAAAAAAGCTCACACGTTGTAAATATTAGTACCATGGGTGGTGTACAGGGAAGTGTGAAATTTCCCGGGCTTTCAGCTTATAGTTCGAGCAAAGCAGCGGTAATTACTTTAACTGAACTTTTAGCAGAAGAATATAAAGAAAATGGGCCTTCATTTAATGTGCTGGCTCTTGGAGCTGTACAAACCGAAATGTTAGAAGAAGCATTTCCTGGCCTGGAAGTTCCACTTTCGGCAAAGGATATGGCTGAATATATTGCGAATTTTAGTCTAACCGGGCATAAATTTTATAATGGTAAATTACTTCAGGTTTCTAACAGTACGCCTTAG